In one window of Thermodesulfobacteriota bacterium DNA:
- a CDS encoding oligosaccharide flippase family protein — MSLLKNGSVLFVTSMAGNFCNYLFQFFMSRNLELTDYGALNAALSITSILGIPAGTIMVVVARYASTFNALGEGARVARLYRNSFLFTLGAGLLVFFLLAAASGPLAAYLQLQSGIPIVITGFGLFLSFTMTVNMGMLQGLQKFWHFGAGIWVGAASKLAMGVAFVFLGFGLNGAVAAAALPGLFVIAMTLLPLASVIRQRPGGERVTLDIASYSVPVILSSLAFTAMLNIDILTVKHWASPEEAGLYSAAAVLGKTILYLPAAFVMALFPMLTDSHARKRDMRKVLDRGLLVTFAVSLAGVLVLAVFPELSMTILFGAKFSGAAPLLKYYGIAMMSLAIVSVLVSYNLARGKSSFIYSLLAGGAAHALLLNIFQGSLAATVVILAAVNMLVAAYNLIMVLRERRADSGLRTTAEGVIP, encoded by the coding sequence TAACCTCCATGGCCGGGAACTTCTGCAACTACCTCTTCCAGTTCTTCATGAGCCGGAACCTTGAGCTGACTGACTACGGCGCGCTCAATGCCGCGCTCTCAATCACCTCCATACTGGGAATACCGGCGGGGACGATCATGGTCGTGGTCGCAAGGTACGCATCCACATTCAACGCCCTTGGCGAGGGGGCGCGGGTTGCGCGCCTCTACAGGAACTCGTTTCTCTTTACGCTCGGCGCGGGCCTCCTCGTTTTTTTTCTGCTTGCCGCCGCGTCCGGGCCGCTCGCGGCCTATCTCCAGCTCCAGAGCGGAATTCCCATAGTCATAACCGGCTTCGGGCTCTTCCTCTCCTTCACCATGACCGTCAACATGGGCATGCTCCAGGGCCTTCAGAAATTCTGGCATTTCGGGGCCGGCATATGGGTGGGCGCGGCATCGAAGCTCGCGATGGGAGTCGCCTTCGTCTTCCTCGGCTTCGGCCTTAACGGCGCGGTCGCCGCCGCGGCCCTCCCCGGGCTTTTCGTTATCGCCATGACCTTGCTGCCGCTTGCCTCCGTCATCCGCCAGAGGCCCGGGGGGGAGAGGGTGACGCTCGATATCGCCTCCTACAGCGTCCCTGTCATACTGTCCTCGCTGGCCTTCACCGCCATGCTCAATATCGACATCCTCACCGTCAAGCACTGGGCGAGCCCGGAGGAGGCCGGGCTCTACTCGGCGGCCGCGGTGCTCGGAAAGACCATACTCTATCTCCCGGCAGCTTTCGTCATGGCGCTCTTCCCAATGCTTACGGACTCGCACGCCCGTAAGAGGGACATGCGCAAGGTGCTCGACAGGGGGCTCCTCGTGACCTTCGCGGTATCGCTTGCCGGGGTGCTCGTGCTCGCCGTTTTCCCCGAGCTCTCTATGACGATTCTTTTCGGGGCCAAATTCTCCGGGGCCGCGCCGCTCCTTAAATATTACGGGATAGCCATGATGTCGCTCGCAATTGTCAGCGTCCTCGTAAGCTACAACCTCGCGAGAGGGAAAAGCTCTTTCATCTATTCCCTGCTGGCAGGCGGCGCCGCGCACGCCCTCCTTTTGAATATCTTCCAGGGGAGCCTCGCCGCGACCGTAGTAATCCTTGCGGCCGTGAATATGCTTGTGGCCGCGTACAACCTGATAATGGTCCTGAGGGAGAGGCGGGCCGACTCCGGCCTGAGGACGACTGCCGAGGGAGTTATCCCATGA
- a CDS encoding HAD family hydrolase produces the protein MKRARAVFLDRDGVINSKLKKDFVKDWREFKFIRGARKGVRLLKETGFLVIVLTNQRCISKGSGTLDKLAEIHARMAGEIIRGGGCIDALYFCPHGADEGCACRKPRPGMVFKALRDFESRGLSIDLERSFLVGDEEKDMVAGRRAGLKTVKIGEAHRLADGHARNLLEAARLIAGAH, from the coding sequence ATGAAGAGAGCAAGGGCGGTTTTTCTGGACAGGGACGGCGTGATAAACAGCAAGCTCAAGAAAGACTTCGTCAAGGACTGGCGCGAGTTCAAGTTCATACGGGGCGCGAGGAAAGGGGTGCGGCTCCTGAAGGAAACCGGGTTCCTCGTCATCGTCCTCACGAACCAGCGGTGCATCTCGAAAGGTTCCGGGACGCTCGACAAGCTCGCGGAGATACACGCCAGGATGGCCGGCGAGATCATCCGGGGCGGGGGGTGCATAGACGCCCTCTATTTCTGCCCCCACGGGGCGGACGAGGGGTGCGCGTGCAGGAAGCCCAGGCCCGGCATGGTCTTCAAGGCCTTGAGGGACTTCGAATCAAGAGGGCTCTCCATAGACCTTGAGAGGAGCTTCCTTGTCGGCGACGAGGAAAAGGACATGGTCGCCGGGCGACGGGCAGGCCTCAAGACCGTCAAGATAGGCGAGGCGCATCGCCTGGCCGACGGGCATGCCCGGAACCTCCTGGAGGCGGCAAGGCTCATCGCCGGTGCGCATTAA
- a CDS encoding PIG-L family deacetylase, with amino-acid sequence MTGSGPLHDGYDEASLRAVLDGGPSTRVLVIAAHPDDEVIGMGGLLKYLTNAAFVHITDGAARDTRAAAARGFRTREGYADARRNELQKALSRMRAAPLELIDLGTPDLESSYNLVTTSVAVAGIMKRLSPDLVFTHPYEGGHPDHDSAAFSARAALSLIESAGMALPRLMEFTSYHADGKKLAASRFLPGTPQGLGIALTEEEKGFKAGMYACYETQKGALRHFPIGVERFRPAPDYDFTRPPHPGRLFYQNFDWGLKGAKWCRLAARAMEALGLPGREALQARGLLGRLLSRLTP; translated from the coding sequence ATGACCGGGAGCGGGCCGTTGCATGACGGCTACGATGAGGCGAGCCTGCGGGCGGTCCTCGACGGCGGCCCCTCCACAAGGGTGCTCGTCATAGCCGCGCACCCTGACGACGAAGTCATCGGCATGGGCGGGCTCTTGAAGTACCTTACGAACGCCGCTTTCGTCCACATAACCGACGGCGCGGCAAGGGACACGCGGGCGGCCGCGGCAAGGGGCTTCCGGACGAGGGAGGGGTATGCGGACGCACGGAGAAATGAGCTTCAAAAAGCTCTCTCCCGCATGAGGGCCGCGCCTCTTGAGCTAATAGACCTCGGCACGCCTGACCTCGAATCTTCATATAACCTGGTCACTACCTCCGTTGCCGTCGCCGGGATAATGAAGCGCCTCAGCCCGGACCTCGTCTTCACGCACCCATATGAAGGCGGCCATCCCGACCATGACTCGGCGGCCTTTTCAGCGCGCGCCGCTCTTTCTCTTATAGAGTCCGCCGGCATGGCGTTGCCGCGCCTTATGGAATTCACCTCGTATCACGCCGACGGGAAAAAGCTTGCGGCCTCGCGCTTCCTGCCGGGCACCCCCCAGGGCCTCGGCATCGCGCTTACGGAGGAAGAGAAGGGATTCAAGGCAGGGATGTACGCCTGTTACGAGACCCAAAAGGGCGCGCTCAGGCACTTCCCGATAGGGGTAGAGAGGTTCAGGCCCGCGCCCGACTATGACTTCACGAGGCCGCCCCATCCGGGGAGGCTCTTTTACCAGAACTTCGACTGGGGCCTTAAGGGTGCTAAATGGTGCCGCCTTGCCGCAAGGGCGATGGAGGCGCTCGGGCTGCCTGGCCGGGAAGCCTTGCAAGCCCGGGGGCTCCTGGGGCGCCTTCTCTCAAGGCTCACTCCTTAG
- a CDS encoding ion transporter: MAPEDRREEEEKWTELRRYQKILETPMMVLGFVWLVLIVIEFTRGPGGAVVAASTAIWVIFIADFFIQFALAPDKKAYVRGNLLTIVSLTVPALRILRALKAFHALRAVRVVRGARLVQVIGSVNRSMGILAEVLERRKFGYVLALTAIVVVAGAAGMNVLEQESEGFSTFGSSLWWSAMIVTTMGSQYWPQTPEGRVLCFLLAVYAFTVFGYVTAVLASLFIGLDRFRERGVEEAELRKLLEEVRAALGRGKDGKQP; this comes from the coding sequence ATGGCTCCGGAAGACAGGCGCGAAGAGGAAGAGAAATGGACCGAGCTCAGGAGGTACCAGAAGATCCTTGAGACCCCCATGATGGTGCTGGGGTTCGTCTGGCTCGTCCTCATCGTCATAGAGTTCACGCGCGGGCCGGGCGGGGCGGTCGTCGCGGCGAGCACCGCCATATGGGTCATATTCATAGCGGATTTTTTCATTCAGTTCGCCCTTGCCCCGGACAAGAAGGCGTACGTACGGGGGAACCTCCTTACGATTGTGTCCCTTACAGTCCCGGCACTCAGGATATTGCGGGCCTTAAAGGCTTTCCACGCGCTCCGGGCGGTGCGCGTCGTGAGGGGCGCAAGGCTCGTCCAGGTCATAGGCTCGGTGAACAGGAGCATGGGCATACTCGCCGAGGTGCTTGAGAGGAGGAAGTTCGGCTACGTCCTCGCGCTCACCGCCATTGTCGTCGTGGCCGGGGCGGCTGGAATGAACGTGCTCGAACAAGAGAGCGAGGGATTCAGTACCTTCGGTTCGTCTCTCTGGTGGTCTGCTATGATCGTAACCACGATGGGCTCTCAATACTGGCCCCAGACACCTGAAGGGAGGGTGCTCTGCTTTCTGCTTGCGGTTTACGCGTTCACCGTATTCGGGTACGTGACAGCCGTACTCGCAAGCCTCTTCATAGGCCTGGACAGGTTCAGGGAAAGGGGCGTCGAGGAGGCGGAGCTCCGGAAATTGCTGGAGGAGGTAAGGGCCGCCCTCGGCAGGGGCAAGGACGGGAAGCAACCCTGA
- a CDS encoding glycosyltransferase family 2 protein: MHFLARGDMRVFKGKISVIMPAYNEGHHIYENLRETHSVFKRSGRRFEIILVDDGSPDATYDQAQKAARELGSIIPVRLCENGGKGNALREGFKRSEGDLVIFLDADLDLHPGQVISLFRAMLDTGADVVIGSKHHPGSRISYPSSRKALSRAYALALKALFGMPLMDTQTGLKVFTRRALEEAFPRVVCGRYAFDVELLAHAQEAGFSVTEAPVIMTFRRSAAWGRIRTTDVARMGLDTLAIFLRLHIIRHYGTAFESGTFAMEGVV, translated from the coding sequence ATGCATTTTCTCGCGCGGGGGGACATGCGGGTATTCAAGGGAAAGATATCCGTAATAATGCCTGCCTACAACGAGGGGCATCACATATACGAAAACCTCAGGGAGACCCATTCGGTCTTCAAAAGGTCGGGACGGAGGTTCGAGATAATACTCGTCGACGACGGGAGCCCGGACGCGACCTATGACCAGGCCCAGAAGGCCGCGCGGGAGCTGGGGAGCATCATCCCCGTTAGATTATGCGAGAACGGCGGAAAGGGCAATGCCCTTCGCGAGGGCTTCAAGCGCTCCGAGGGCGACCTCGTGATTTTCCTCGACGCCGACCTGGACCTCCATCCCGGACAGGTAATAAGCCTTTTCAGGGCCATGCTGGACACAGGGGCCGACGTGGTCATCGGCTCCAAGCACCACCCCGGCTCCAGGATAAGCTATCCTTCGTCAAGGAAGGCCCTGAGCCGGGCATACGCCCTGGCGCTCAAGGCGCTCTTCGGGATGCCCCTCATGGACACGCAGACGGGGCTTAAGGTCTTCACCCGCAGGGCTCTTGAAGAGGCCTTTCCCAGGGTGGTCTGCGGGAGATACGCGTTCGACGTCGAGCTGCTTGCCCACGCGCAGGAGGCTGGCTTCAGTGTCACCGAGGCCCCTGTCATCATGACCTTCAGAAGATCTGCCGCGTGGGGGAGGATACGGACAACGGACGTCGCAAGGATGGGGTTAGACACGCTCGCGATATTCCTGCGGCTCCATATAATACGGCATTACGGGACCGCCTTCGAATCCGGCACCTTCGCAATGGAGGGCGTCGTGTGA
- a CDS encoding glycosyltransferase, producing MNPTVSIIIPVKEINDYIRESVPHMLALDYDDFEVVIFPDSASGDAFPGTRIIPTGPAGPAEKRDLALKYARGEVFAFLDDDAYPARDWLRKAVRHFRRPDVAAVGGPAVTPGHDSVWQKASGSVFSSWLASGRYGYRYLPEGGLREVDDFPTVNLIIRRSSFERAGGFDTAYWPGEDTKLCHDLTKKLGERIIYDPEALVFHHRRPLFSGHLRQVGRYAFHRGLFAKALPDTSLRLQYFVPSLFVLWLAAGGPASFISSSMGALYISLLSIYILLVSSESVRIGLKERDFRVGALSAPGIILTHLVYGLRFMQGFASRRGK from the coding sequence ATGAACCCGACCGTATCCATAATAATACCGGTAAAGGAGATAAACGATTACATACGGGAGTCGGTCCCCCACATGCTCGCCCTGGACTACGATGATTTCGAGGTCGTCATTTTCCCGGATTCGGCTTCGGGTGACGCCTTCCCCGGGACGAGGATAATCCCTACGGGTCCGGCCGGCCCAGCCGAGAAAAGGGATCTGGCCCTTAAATACGCAAGGGGCGAGGTGTTCGCGTTCCTGGATGACGACGCGTACCCGGCCCGGGACTGGCTGAGGAAAGCGGTGCGGCATTTCAGACGACCGGACGTTGCTGCCGTCGGCGGGCCGGCCGTCACCCCCGGGCACGATTCGGTATGGCAGAAGGCCTCGGGGAGCGTCTTTTCATCATGGCTTGCAAGCGGCAGGTACGGCTACAGGTACCTGCCCGAGGGCGGGCTTAGAGAAGTGGACGATTTCCCGACCGTCAACCTGATCATAAGAAGGAGCTCCTTCGAGCGCGCCGGCGGCTTCGATACCGCCTATTGGCCTGGAGAGGACACGAAGCTCTGCCACGACCTCACGAAAAAACTCGGAGAGAGGATAATCTACGACCCCGAGGCGCTGGTATTCCACCACAGGCGGCCTCTATTTTCCGGCCATTTGAGACAGGTCGGCAGGTACGCGTTCCACCGGGGGCTATTCGCCAAGGCCCTGCCTGACACCTCTTTGAGACTTCAGTATTTCGTGCCGAGCCTCTTTGTCCTGTGGCTCGCGGCGGGCGGCCCGGCTTCCTTTATCTCAAGCTCGATGGGCGCTCTTTATATATCGCTTCTTTCCATCTACATCCTCCTCGTCTCGTCGGAATCCGTAAGGATAGGCCTCAAGGAGCGGGACTTCCGGGTTGGCGCGCTCTCGGCGCCGGGCATAATACTCACGCACCTCGTCTACGGGCTCAGGTTCATGCAGGGGTTCGCCTCGCGGAGGGGAAAATGA
- a CDS encoding radical SAM protein, translating into MKIAISYPPLGDGSRVPLLTQNRQFQWFKNPTYIYPMVPAYAATLLKKEGFSVFWDDAIAEGLSFDEWLARIRKKRPEVIAFETKTPVVKRHWAIISLLKAEAARSSWDLKTVLMGDHVTALPEESLRNSPVDFVIAGGDYDFQLLSLAKALAASSAALAGLEAGIWLRENGRLVNTKNAVKRRDLDTLPFIDRDLTRWELYSSKNGNFKRKPGTYTMAGRDCWWGRCSFCSWTTMYPGRDFRSVSPERLLDEVGVLIGKYGVREIFDDSGTFPACEWLEAFCKGMIERGYGRKVSFGCNMRINALGMPEYRLMAKAGFRFVLFGLESMNRATLSRLDKGLRPEQIARGFRMAKEAGLEPHVTAMVGYPWETKEDAEETIAFAREMFRKGYIDSLQATIVVPYPGTPLFEEARNNGWLLTEDWDRYDMSGSVWRSPLSDEDAMRLTRGLYKAALNPAFLARKVMGIRSMEDLKFLVSAGFKLLGHLSDFRARPKGLGKDTAT; encoded by the coding sequence ATGAAAATCGCAATCTCCTACCCGCCTCTCGGGGACGGCTCCCGCGTGCCTCTCCTTACCCAGAACAGGCAGTTCCAGTGGTTTAAAAACCCCACATACATCTATCCGATGGTCCCGGCTTATGCGGCAACGCTCCTTAAAAAGGAGGGCTTCAGCGTATTCTGGGACGACGCCATAGCAGAGGGGCTCTCATTCGACGAATGGCTGGCCAGGATACGGAAGAAAAGGCCTGAAGTCATCGCTTTCGAGACCAAAACGCCGGTCGTAAAGAGACACTGGGCCATAATCAGCCTCCTGAAGGCCGAGGCGGCGAGGTCCTCATGGGACTTGAAGACCGTTCTCATGGGCGACCACGTCACGGCGCTTCCCGAGGAGTCTCTACGTAACTCTCCCGTAGACTTCGTGATAGCCGGCGGGGACTATGATTTCCAGCTCCTTAGCCTCGCGAAGGCGCTCGCGGCCTCCTCTGCCGCGCTTGCCGGTCTTGAGGCCGGCATATGGCTCAGGGAGAACGGCAGGCTCGTCAATACTAAGAATGCCGTAAAAAGGCGCGACCTCGATACGCTGCCGTTCATAGACAGGGACCTCACGAGATGGGAGCTCTACAGCTCGAAAAACGGGAACTTCAAGAGGAAGCCCGGCACCTACACCATGGCCGGAAGGGACTGCTGGTGGGGGAGGTGCAGCTTCTGCTCGTGGACGACCATGTATCCGGGCAGGGACTTCAGGAGCGTATCCCCGGAAAGGCTCCTTGACGAGGTTGGGGTCCTCATCGGGAAGTACGGCGTGAGGGAGATCTTCGACGACAGCGGGACCTTCCCCGCTTGCGAATGGCTCGAGGCCTTCTGCAAGGGCATGATAGAGCGCGGCTACGGGCGGAAAGTCTCCTTCGGCTGCAACATGAGGATAAACGCGCTCGGGATGCCAGAGTACAGGCTGATGGCAAAGGCGGGCTTCAGGTTCGTGCTCTTCGGGCTCGAATCCATGAACCGCGCCACACTTTCGCGGCTCGACAAGGGCCTCCGGCCCGAGCAGATAGCGAGGGGCTTCAGGATGGCAAAGGAGGCCGGGCTCGAACCGCACGTGACGGCCATGGTCGGCTATCCCTGGGAGACGAAGGAGGACGCGGAAGAGACCATAGCCTTCGCAAGGGAGATGTTCAGGAAAGGGTACATAGACTCGCTCCAGGCGACGATAGTTGTCCCGTATCCCGGCACGCCGCTTTTCGAGGAGGCGAGGAATAACGGCTGGCTTCTGACCGAGGACTGGGACAGATATGACATGAGCGGCTCGGTCTGGCGCTCCCCGCTCTCCGACGAGGACGCGATGAGGCTTACGCGGGGGCTCTACAAGGCGGCGCTCAACCCGGCGTTCCTGGCGAGGAAGGTCATGGGCATAAGGAGCATGGAAGACCTCAAGTTCCTGGTGAGCGCGGGCTTCAAGCTACTCGGCCATCTCTCGGACTTCAGGGCAAGGCCCAAGGGGCTCGGGAAAGACACGGCCACGTAG
- a CDS encoding glycosyltransferase, producing the protein MESNAVFPSVSVVVPTLNSGKTLDECLKSISGQDWPADMLEIVIADGGSTDSTLDIVRLSASKSPFDVRVVRNPLKTGEAGKAVGIKEARGELIAFIDSDNVLPDRGWLNRMAEPFADPDVVGAEPLEYACRAGDGFITRYCSHLGMNDPFCLFAGNYDRYSAVTGRWTEMPYRAEDKGGWFKLELDPARYPTMGANGFIVRKRALEGAGEYFFDIDMVRGLLKKNPGSRLAKVRTGIVHIFSGDTRTFIRKQMRRIRDFRHYERLGMREYPWKGVGRHAVARFVFSCLTVLPLISQAARGYCRKPDIAWLFHPVACWLTLIVYGLGSLPFFTGEFKREGWGNN; encoded by the coding sequence ATGGAAAGCAATGCAGTGTTCCCGTCGGTTTCGGTCGTGGTACCGACCCTTAATTCCGGGAAGACCCTGGATGAGTGCCTGAAAAGCATCTCAGGGCAGGACTGGCCGGCAGATATGCTGGAGATAGTCATAGCCGACGGCGGCTCTACTGACTCTACCCTCGATATAGTGAGGCTCTCCGCGTCAAAAAGCCCTTTCGATGTCAGGGTGGTTCGGAACCCTTTGAAGACCGGCGAGGCCGGGAAGGCAGTTGGTATCAAGGAGGCCAGGGGGGAGCTCATCGCCTTCATAGACTCGGATAACGTCCTACCGGACAGGGGCTGGCTTAATAGGATGGCCGAGCCGTTCGCCGACCCCGACGTGGTCGGCGCGGAGCCGCTCGAATACGCGTGCAGGGCGGGCGACGGCTTCATAACGCGGTACTGCTCGCACCTCGGGATGAACGACCCTTTCTGCCTCTTCGCGGGCAACTACGACAGGTACTCGGCAGTCACCGGAAGGTGGACCGAGATGCCCTACAGGGCGGAGGACAAGGGGGGGTGGTTCAAGCTCGAATTAGACCCGGCCCGCTACCCGACGATGGGCGCGAACGGCTTCATCGTGCGTAAGCGCGCCCTCGAAGGCGCAGGCGAGTATTTTTTCGATATAGACATGGTGCGCGGTCTACTCAAAAAGAACCCGGGGTCGCGCCTTGCCAAGGTCAGGACAGGGATCGTCCATATCTTTTCAGGCGATACACGGACGTTCATAAGGAAGCAGATGAGGAGGATACGGGACTTCCGCCATTACGAGAGGCTCGGCATGAGGGAGTACCCCTGGAAAGGGGTAGGGAGGCATGCTGTCGCAAGGTTCGTCTTCTCATGCCTTACTGTATTGCCATTGATATCGCAGGCCGCGCGGGGGTACTGCCGAAAGCCCGACATAGCCTGGCTTTTTCACCCGGTAGCCTGCTGGCTTACGCTTATCGTATACGGCCTTGGCAGCCTGCCTTTTTTTACCGGGGAGTTCAAGCGGGAGGGCTGGGGCAATAACTGA
- a CDS encoding oligosaccharide flippase family protein, whose translation MDRVFKNTFWMLLPSAFNKASSILLVIVLARHLGAAGFGLFSFAFFYIVFFSAVTEAGLTTVMIRRMRAEPQKSGDVYRKGLRLGAVSTLAAISAAIGGGAALGFEKDALLLTALASLGLVFSFRDVTFRWFLETPFRASLRMRVSALLGIASEGLGLLAVLGAVYRGAGVEAITAVYVLSNLPGFVLLGVLSYRAAPGSTGEKVSYAGLLREALPIGLSNSLNTFYLMLGSVVLFLYGSIEVMGYYALAFRLTTSLRIIPEALMHSFFPLMASQSGQAGQAGLNAYLRKSAGIMAFTAMPLAIGTAALSDDITRLLGGGSFGPASLALSVLIWATALSFFNTCARAALNAAAHGQSNLAASSVMAAASVALCFILIPGWGLSGAAWSLVLAEGAGLAAYSAVIGRLGLAFPLRFTGKCLLAGACMYGCMTLLDGPLLKLSFGLAAYLAATALMTGTGPIRAARALSQKEPTFL comes from the coding sequence ATGGACAGAGTCTTTAAAAACACATTCTGGATGCTCCTTCCGAGCGCCTTCAACAAGGCCTCGAGCATATTGCTCGTTATTGTGCTGGCCCGCCACCTGGGAGCCGCAGGTTTCGGCTTGTTCTCCTTCGCTTTTTTCTATATCGTATTTTTCAGCGCCGTTACCGAGGCTGGGCTTACTACGGTCATGATACGGCGCATGAGGGCCGAGCCACAAAAGTCGGGGGATGTCTACCGTAAGGGGCTCAGGCTCGGCGCCGTCTCGACGCTTGCGGCTATTTCGGCGGCCATAGGGGGCGGAGCGGCGCTCGGTTTTGAAAAAGACGCGCTCTTGCTTACGGCCCTGGCCTCGCTGGGGCTCGTCTTCTCTTTCAGGGACGTGACCTTCAGGTGGTTCCTTGAGACGCCTTTCAGGGCGTCTCTCAGGATGCGCGTAAGCGCATTGCTTGGGATCGCCTCCGAAGGCCTCGGCCTTTTGGCTGTATTGGGGGCCGTTTACAGGGGCGCCGGTGTAGAAGCCATAACTGCAGTCTACGTCCTCTCGAACCTCCCCGGATTCGTGCTCCTCGGCGTCCTTTCATACAGGGCAGCCCCGGGCTCTACCGGGGAAAAGGTATCATACGCGGGTTTGCTCAGGGAGGCCCTGCCCATAGGGCTCTCCAACTCGCTCAATACGTTCTATCTCATGCTCGGCTCTGTCGTCCTCTTCCTCTACGGAAGTATAGAGGTGATGGGGTATTACGCGCTCGCGTTCAGGCTTACGACATCCCTCAGGATAATCCCCGAGGCCCTTATGCATTCGTTTTTCCCGCTCATGGCCTCTCAATCCGGCCAGGCGGGCCAGGCGGGATTGAACGCCTATTTGAGGAAGAGCGCCGGCATAATGGCGTTCACGGCCATGCCGCTGGCAATCGGGACTGCCGCGCTCTCGGACGATATTACCCGGCTCCTCGGAGGCGGCTCGTTCGGTCCGGCCTCGCTGGCCCTGAGCGTCCTCATATGGGCGACCGCGCTTTCTTTCTTCAATACATGCGCGAGGGCCGCGCTGAACGCGGCTGCCCACGGGCAGAGCAATCTCGCGGCCTCTTCGGTAATGGCGGCAGCTTCGGTTGCGCTGTGCTTCATTCTGATACCGGGATGGGGGCTTTCGGGCGCGGCCTGGTCGCTCGTGCTCGCGGAGGGGGCGGGGCTCGCGGCATATTCGGCGGTCATAGGGAGGCTGGGACTTGCTTTTCCGCTCCGGTTCACGGGGAAATGCCTCCTGGCAGGAGCCTGCATGTACGGCTGCATGACGCTATTGGACGGGCCGCTACTTAAGCTCTCTTTCGGCTTGGCTGCCTATCTCGCGGCTACAGCGCTGATGACCGGGACAGGACCAATCCGGGCCGCGAGGGCGCTTTCTCAAAAAGAGCCTACTTTTTTATAA